In the Thalassoglobus sp. JC818 genome, one interval contains:
- a CDS encoding DUF2071 domain-containing protein encodes MSTIQPSLEQRHALQIRPDDCPVMFQSWRKLLFLHWKIDPELIQQRLPRGLTVDTFDGAAWIGVVPFLMRRIRPSWSPQVPYISNFLELNVRTYAYNEQGIPGVWFFSLTANRWLAVMLARKLFGLPYVWGQMSASVDAAGAVRYRTRQFRDDQRRTMEFEYQPQATASPSKPGTLDFFLVERYILFSETRSNGIATGQVHHPPYEVQPVKVNAFSSLPVELDGFPQMKTPPEHLVFSEGVDVEVFGLKYS; translated from the coding sequence ATGAGCACAATTCAGCCATCTCTGGAGCAACGTCACGCATTGCAAATTCGTCCTGATGATTGCCCGGTGATGTTTCAGTCGTGGAGAAAACTGCTCTTTCTGCACTGGAAGATCGATCCCGAGCTAATCCAGCAACGGCTTCCGCGAGGATTGACGGTGGACACTTTTGATGGGGCAGCTTGGATCGGTGTGGTCCCGTTTTTGATGCGAAGAATCCGGCCGTCGTGGTCGCCGCAGGTGCCGTATATCTCGAATTTTCTGGAACTCAATGTGCGGACTTATGCATACAACGAACAGGGAATCCCCGGAGTCTGGTTCTTCTCACTCACAGCGAATCGCTGGCTGGCGGTAATGCTCGCTCGAAAGCTGTTCGGGCTGCCGTACGTCTGGGGCCAGATGTCTGCATCCGTCGATGCTGCAGGCGCTGTTCGTTATCGAACGAGACAGTTTCGAGACGATCAACGGAGGACGATGGAGTTCGAGTATCAACCGCAGGCAACCGCGAGTCCCAGCAAGCCGGGCACACTCGACTTTTTTCTGGTCGAGCGGTACATCTTGTTCAGCGAGACACGCTCAAACGGGATTGCGACCGGGCAGGTGCATCATCCGCCTTACGAAGTTCAGCCGGTCAAAGTGAATGCGTTCAGCAGTCTTCCAGTAGAGTTGGATGGGTTCCCTCAAATGAAAACACCCCCGGAGCACTTGGTGTTCTCCGAGGGTGTGGATGTCGAGGTTTTCGGATTGAAGTATTCTTAG
- a CDS encoding Gfo/Idh/MocA family oxidoreductase, which translates to MTQLRTAIVGCGKVGQLHANALASLPQSELVAVCDNQHSRAASFGSEFGAQAFASVDEMINKAQPDALMICTPHPLHEEPTVTALKHGVHVLVEKPLASTLDACDRMIHAAEEGNAQLGVVSQRRLFEPVQRMKAAIDAGKIGNPVLGTFSMFSWRDEAYYKSDPWRGQWKTEGGGVLVNQSPHQLDLLQWMMGDIAEVSGYWGNLNHPYIEVEDTAVAVIRFRSGGLGNIVTSLSQNPGIYTKVHVHGSNGASVGVQTDTGASFVAGVSKIADPPLNDVWTIPGEEHLLEQFIAEDRERFGSLDATQHYHTLQIADFLDAIIQDRAPMVTGREGRTVVEIFTAIYRSNETRRPVEFPIAAD; encoded by the coding sequence ATGACACAACTTCGCACAGCGATTGTCGGATGCGGAAAGGTCGGGCAGTTGCATGCCAACGCGTTGGCTTCGTTACCTCAATCTGAACTGGTTGCAGTCTGCGACAATCAACACTCACGGGCAGCGTCCTTCGGGTCAGAATTTGGAGCGCAAGCGTTCGCTTCCGTTGACGAAATGATCAACAAGGCGCAGCCCGACGCATTGATGATCTGCACTCCTCATCCGCTACATGAAGAACCAACCGTCACAGCATTGAAGCACGGAGTTCATGTTCTCGTTGAAAAGCCACTCGCTTCAACGCTGGATGCCTGTGATCGCATGATCCATGCGGCCGAAGAAGGAAACGCCCAGCTCGGCGTCGTCAGTCAGCGACGATTGTTTGAACCCGTCCAACGCATGAAAGCAGCCATCGACGCCGGAAAAATCGGCAACCCGGTGTTGGGAACATTTTCGATGTTCAGCTGGAGAGACGAAGCTTATTACAAGTCCGATCCATGGCGCGGACAATGGAAGACAGAAGGCGGAGGTGTCCTTGTCAATCAGTCGCCGCATCAACTTGATTTGCTGCAATGGATGATGGGAGACATCGCCGAAGTTTCCGGATACTGGGGCAATCTCAATCACCCTTACATCGAAGTCGAAGACACCGCCGTGGCTGTCATTCGATTCCGATCCGGCGGACTCGGAAACATTGTGACGAGCCTCTCACAAAACCCGGGCATTTACACGAAAGTTCATGTGCACGGGTCCAACGGTGCTTCCGTCGGAGTTCAAACGGACACCGGAGCATCTTTTGTAGCTGGTGTCTCAAAGATTGCAGACCCACCGCTGAATGATGTCTGGACGATCCCCGGCGAAGAACATCTTCTCGAACAGTTCATCGCGGAAGATCGTGAACGATTCGGCAGCCTCGATGCGACACAACATTACCACACGCTGCAGATTGCCGACTTCCTCGACGCGATCATTCAAGATCGCGCTCCCATGGTGACAGGTCGCGAAGGTCGGACCGTTGTCGAAATCTTCACCGCGATCTATCGATCAAATGAAACCAGACGCCCAGTTGAATTCCCAATCGCAGCCGATTGA
- a CDS encoding DUF1559 domain-containing protein produces MPTHGSPISTNRAGTKRGFTLIELLVVIAIIAILIALLLPAVQQAREAARRTQCKNNLKQFGLAMHNYHDVYSMFPIGHQYRGWFNGDPEVNPKQGGSAYGWGWALLPYMDQAPLFNLFWAEQQAAWATAGPNQTADQTNALLCQTVLPLFSCPSDAKPTNQNDGAIPNSATSSYQGASSAYDGYQANNVTANLNTRRFNGVFRRTNSGPPTRIRDITDGTSNTIAVAETRWGMGTNGLTRSRFYGAQDGNGMNGAQGATNALLVQGQAAMNWLQIEGNGQPDRTAGSQHVGGAQFLFCDGTVRFLSENIDHTSTPWINLNSAFRTEDIASNPNAPFFGTYQKLFARNDGAVIGDF; encoded by the coding sequence ATGCCCACACACGGTTCACCAATCTCTACAAACCGAGCTGGCACAAAGCGTGGATTCACGCTGATCGAGTTGCTGGTCGTGATCGCAATTATTGCGATTCTGATCGCACTCCTCCTCCCAGCTGTGCAGCAAGCTCGCGAAGCCGCACGGCGAACCCAGTGCAAAAACAACCTGAAGCAATTCGGGCTGGCGATGCACAACTACCACGACGTCTACAGCATGTTCCCGATTGGCCATCAGTACCGCGGATGGTTCAACGGCGATCCAGAAGTCAACCCAAAACAGGGTGGCTCCGCATACGGTTGGGGGTGGGCACTGTTACCTTATATGGATCAGGCTCCTCTGTTCAATCTCTTCTGGGCAGAACAACAAGCTGCCTGGGCGACTGCCGGACCAAACCAGACAGCGGACCAGACGAACGCGCTGCTTTGCCAAACAGTTCTCCCGTTGTTCAGCTGCCCGTCGGATGCTAAACCGACTAACCAGAACGACGGAGCGATCCCGAACTCAGCAACTTCCAGCTACCAGGGTGCCTCCAGTGCTTACGACGGGTACCAAGCGAATAACGTTACTGCGAACCTCAACACCCGACGATTCAACGGCGTCTTCCGCCGCACGAACAGTGGTCCACCAACCCGTATTCGCGACATCACCGATGGAACAAGTAATACCATCGCAGTTGCAGAAACTCGCTGGGGCATGGGTACCAACGGTTTGACTCGCTCTCGCTTCTACGGAGCCCAAGACGGTAACGGAATGAACGGGGCTCAAGGAGCAACCAACGCCCTGCTCGTCCAAGGTCAGGCGGCCATGAACTGGTTGCAGATCGAAGGAAATGGCCAGCCAGACCGAACAGCCGGAAGCCAACACGTCGGGGGAGCTCAGTTCCTCTTCTGTGACGGAACCGTCCGCTTCCTGTCCGAGAACATTGACCACACTTCTACACCTTGGATCAATCTCAACAGCGCATTCCGCACTGAAGACATTGCGAGTAATCCAAACGCTCCATTCTTTGGAACGTACCAGAAACTGTTTGCACGTAACGACGGTGCAGTCATCGGCGATTTCTAA
- a CDS encoding carboxypeptidase-like regulatory domain-containing protein, with the protein MRSLISLCGIVAISAMGCGPSGPDIEGVHGKVTMDGQPLKNASIVFMPVESGRPAGARTDEEGMYVLNFSGGRQGAQAGDYKVRISTASDPMAQEDGSTTPGTKETVPLKYGAQTTLTATVVEGQDNEFNFDITSEGPVAQAEDGY; encoded by the coding sequence ATGAGAAGTCTGATTTCACTTTGCGGAATTGTCGCGATCAGCGCGATGGGATGTGGTCCCAGTGGTCCCGATATTGAAGGGGTTCACGGAAAAGTGACGATGGACGGACAGCCGCTGAAGAACGCGTCGATCGTCTTCATGCCCGTCGAAAGTGGTCGTCCGGCCGGAGCCCGAACTGACGAAGAAGGCATGTACGTCCTCAACTTCTCAGGCGGACGTCAAGGTGCCCAGGCTGGCGACTATAAAGTTCGCATCAGCACTGCCAGTGATCCAATGGCTCAGGAAGATGGAAGCACAACGCCAGGAACGAAAGAAACCGTTCCCCTGAAATACGGAGCACAAACTACCCTCACAGCGACCGTTGTCGAAGGACAAGACAACGAATTCAACTTCGATATCACTTCAGAAGGGCCAGTTGCTCAAGCTGAAGACGGCTATTAA
- a CDS encoding DUF1559 domain-containing protein, which yields MPATTRRKVFSKHQRGFTLIELLVVIAIIAILIALLLPAVQQAREAARRTQCKNNLKQFGLAMHNYHDVYKSFPIGHQYRGSFGGDPETNPKQGGSAYGWGWALLPYMDQGPLFNLFWAEQQAAWDQPGPNQQVGQENVNLCQTVLPLFSCPSDTKPTNQNDAAIPNSATSSYQGASSAYNGYHGNNVTANNIPRIRNGIFRRTNGGPPAKIRDITDGTSNTIAVAETRWGMQTNGLNRSRFYGAQDNNGLQGAQGASNALLVQGEWAMNWLQIEGNPQPHRTAGSLHVGGAQFLFCDGTVRFLSENIEHTATAWINLNSAFRTEDVASNPNAPFFGTYQKLFARNDGAVIGEF from the coding sequence ATGCCCGCAACGACCCGACGTAAAGTTTTCTCGAAGCATCAGCGCGGATTTACGCTGATCGAACTGCTGGTGGTGATCGCGATCATCGCAATTCTGATCGCCCTGCTGCTCCCGGCAGTTCAGCAAGCACGTGAAGCAGCTCGCAGGACGCAGTGCAAAAACAATCTGAAGCAATTCGGGCTGGCGATGCATAACTACCACGACGTGTACAAGTCTTTCCCAATCGGACACCAGTATCGGGGATCATTTGGTGGTGATCCGGAAACTAATCCAAAGCAGGGCGGTTCCGCTTATGGATGGGGTTGGGCTCTGTTGCCGTACATGGATCAAGGTCCATTGTTCAACCTGTTCTGGGCTGAACAACAAGCAGCCTGGGACCAACCAGGTCCGAATCAGCAAGTCGGTCAAGAGAACGTCAATTTGTGTCAAACAGTCTTGCCGCTTTTCAGTTGTCCATCTGATACGAAGCCAACCAATCAGAATGATGCTGCCATTCCGAACTCTGCAACGAGCAGCTACCAGGGTGCTTCGAGTGCCTACAACGGGTATCATGGCAACAACGTAACAGCCAACAACATCCCGCGAATTCGTAACGGAATCTTCCGACGAACCAATGGTGGACCACCAGCGAAGATCCGTGACATCACTGATGGAACCAGTAACACCATTGCTGTCGCCGAAACACGCTGGGGAATGCAAACTAACGGTCTGAACCGATCACGGTTCTACGGAGCTCAGGACAACAACGGATTGCAAGGTGCTCAAGGCGCGTCCAACGCCCTACTCGTGCAGGGTGAGTGGGCCATGAACTGGCTCCAGATCGAAGGAAATCCACAACCACACCGAACTGCAGGTAGCTTGCATGTCGGTGGAGCTCAGTTCCTGTTCTGCGACGGAACCGTCCGATTCCTCAGCGAGAACATTGAGCACACTGCCACAGCGTGGATCAATCTCAACAGTGCGTTCCGAACCGAAGACGTCGCGAGCAATCCAAACGCTCCATTCTTCGGAACATACCAAAAACTCTTCGCACGTAACGACGGAGCTGTGATCGGAGAGTTCTAA
- a CDS encoding alpha-amylase/4-alpha-glucanotransferase domain-containing protein: MTPSLRLVFAVHNHQPVGNFDGVFEQACEEAYLPFMDVVDDFPDLPVTMHISGSLLEWLEQHRTDYLDRIKASVAAGHMEILGGPYFESILASIPGRDRIGQIQLYVKHLEELFETRVRGMWVPERVWEPAFTSDLVDAGIEYTILDDSHFRWAGFSDDKLHGHYLTENEGRLLSVFPDDETLRYTIPWSEPDETIAYLRQLAEKFPGTVVSFGDDGEKFGSWPGTFNHVYGDKQWLRRFFQAIREQSEWLRVVTMAQAVDSVAPSGKVYLPNASYREMTEWALPTDQQIVYQQTRQHLEKLDDWKTVQPFFRAGMWRNFLVKYPESNDMYCRSLEISRRLAAMEDDPHHPLSEAVRNSIRLELYRGQCNCPYWHGAFGGLYLPHLRNAIYRHLIAADTLLEKASGRSGRWVDISAEDFNLDARQEIRLASDRLIAYLSPARGGHLYELDVRSIETNLLSTLNRRPEPYHQMILDVGGKSESVDDIDFNKHEGARFKQENLDQQIAYDRWPRKSLVDHFLRPGTTAEDFAAGNGEIGDFLLGVHESKTRQSSGRVEAILSREGRLGEHWIQMTKQISLDSARTGQLEFDYRLNQLPVGEEIQFAVEFNFSSMPASQPDRYFYDESGRRVGQLETTLNLSDQQRIGLVDEWLGVDTTLEASVPCSVWTFPIQTVSQSEGGYELVHQSSVVTLVWNFVVDESRSFHVQIQQCVDTSAAHARQLAAFSSES; this comes from the coding sequence ATGACCCCCTCGCTTCGACTCGTTTTCGCTGTCCATAACCACCAGCCGGTCGGCAATTTCGACGGGGTGTTCGAACAGGCCTGCGAAGAGGCTTATCTTCCGTTCATGGATGTCGTTGACGACTTCCCGGATCTTCCCGTGACGATGCACATTTCGGGAAGCCTGCTGGAATGGCTCGAACAACATCGAACAGATTACCTCGACCGAATAAAAGCCTCCGTCGCGGCCGGTCACATGGAAATCCTCGGCGGACCGTATTTTGAATCGATTCTGGCATCGATTCCAGGTCGAGACCGGATCGGCCAAATCCAACTGTACGTCAAGCATCTTGAAGAACTCTTCGAAACACGCGTCCGTGGAATGTGGGTCCCCGAGCGTGTTTGGGAACCGGCCTTCACAAGTGACCTCGTTGATGCGGGCATCGAATACACAATCCTCGACGACTCCCACTTCCGGTGGGCTGGCTTTTCGGATGACAAACTGCACGGACACTATCTGACCGAAAACGAGGGACGACTGCTGTCCGTCTTCCCGGATGATGAAACGCTGCGCTACACGATTCCCTGGTCAGAACCGGATGAAACGATTGCCTATCTCAGACAACTCGCAGAGAAGTTTCCGGGAACGGTTGTTTCCTTCGGGGATGACGGTGAAAAGTTTGGGTCATGGCCCGGCACGTTCAATCATGTCTACGGCGACAAGCAGTGGCTGCGGCGCTTCTTTCAGGCAATTCGCGAACAATCGGAGTGGTTGCGCGTCGTGACCATGGCTCAAGCGGTCGATTCAGTCGCTCCGAGTGGAAAAGTCTATCTGCCGAACGCCAGCTACCGGGAAATGACCGAATGGGCATTGCCGACCGATCAACAGATCGTCTACCAACAGACCCGGCAGCACCTGGAGAAACTCGACGATTGGAAGACTGTCCAACCGTTCTTTCGGGCTGGCATGTGGCGCAACTTCCTCGTGAAGTATCCCGAAAGCAACGACATGTATTGTCGGTCGCTGGAAATCAGCCGTCGTCTAGCTGCGATGGAAGATGACCCGCACCATCCTCTCAGCGAAGCTGTTCGCAATTCGATTCGTCTCGAACTTTATCGTGGTCAATGTAACTGCCCGTACTGGCACGGCGCCTTTGGTGGTCTTTATCTTCCACATTTGCGAAACGCCATCTATCGACATCTCATCGCTGCCGACACACTCCTTGAAAAGGCCAGTGGACGTTCCGGTCGCTGGGTCGATATCAGCGCGGAGGACTTCAACCTCGATGCTCGACAGGAAATCCGACTGGCTTCCGACCGTTTGATTGCGTACCTGAGCCCAGCACGCGGCGGGCATCTTTACGAACTCGATGTGAGAAGTATCGAGACGAATCTGCTTTCAACGCTCAATCGCCGTCCGGAACCGTATCATCAGATGATCCTCGACGTTGGAGGAAAGAGCGAGAGCGTCGACGATATTGACTTCAATAAACACGAAGGTGCTCGCTTCAAGCAGGAAAACCTCGATCAGCAAATCGCCTACGATCGCTGGCCTCGGAAGAGTCTGGTCGACCACTTCCTGCGTCCCGGTACAACCGCTGAAGACTTCGCTGCCGGCAACGGCGAGATCGGTGATTTTCTGCTGGGAGTCCACGAGTCCAAAACGCGTCAATCATCCGGTCGCGTCGAAGCCATCCTCTCACGCGAGGGGCGGCTCGGCGAACACTGGATTCAAATGACCAAGCAGATCTCTCTCGACTCAGCGCGAACCGGTCAACTTGAATTTGACTACCGCCTCAATCAACTGCCTGTCGGCGAAGAAATCCAGTTCGCTGTCGAGTTCAACTTCTCAAGTATGCCAGCGTCACAGCCTGATCGATACTTCTACGACGAATCCGGACGACGCGTCGGCCAGTTGGAGACAACCTTGAACCTTTCCGACCAGCAACGCATCGGTCTGGTTGATGAGTGGCTCGGCGTCGACACAACACTTGAAGCTTCGGTTCCGTGCAGTGTCTGGACATTTCCAATTCAGACAGTCAGCCAGAGCGAAGGTGGATACGAACTTGTGCATCAAAGCAGCGTTGTGACTCTGGTCTGGAACTTCGTCGTCGACGAATCGCGAAGCTTTCATGTCCAGATTCAGCAGTGCGTCGACACCTCAGCTGCTCACGCTCGCCAGCTCGCCGCATTTTCATCGGAAAGCTGA
- a CDS encoding DUF1559 domain-containing protein codes for MPALPRYEFSRKTKSGFTLIELLVVIAIIAILIALLLPAVQQAREAARRTQCKNNLKQFGLAMHNYHDVYKMFPIGHQYWGSFNGDPDVNPKRGGSAYGWGWALLPFMDQGPLFNLFWAEQQIAWDQPGPNQQAGQENVTLCQTVLPMFSCPSDTKPTNQNHGQIPSSATSSYQGNASAYNGYHGNNVTANNIPRRRNGIFRRNNGGPPSRIRDITDGTSNTIAVAETRWGMQTNGLNTSRIYGGQGGQNPLTGAEGATNCVLVSGEWAMNWLQIEGNTQPNRTAGSMHVGGAQFLFCDGTVRFLSENIEHTATPWINLNSAYRTEDIASNPNAPFFGTYQKLFARNDGAVIGEF; via the coding sequence ATGCCCGCATTACCCCGTTACGAATTCTCGCGCAAGACAAAGAGCGGATTCACTCTGATCGAATTGCTGGTCGTGATTGCAATCATCGCAATCTTGATCGCTCTGCTGCTCCCGGCAGTTCAGCAAGCACGCGAAGCAGCCCGTAGAACCCAGTGCAAAAACAATCTGAAGCAGTTCGGGCTGGCGATGCATAACTATCACGACGTCTACAAAATGTTTCCCATCGGACATCAGTACTGGGGATCGTTCAATGGTGACCCAGACGTCAACCCGAAACGAGGGGGATCGGCATACGGTTGGGGTTGGGCGTTGCTCCCTTTCATGGATCAGGGTCCATTGTTCAACCTCTTCTGGGCAGAACAACAGATTGCCTGGGACCAGCCCGGACCGAATCAACAAGCCGGTCAAGAGAACGTCACGTTGTGTCAAACAGTCCTACCCATGTTTAGTTGTCCCTCGGACACCAAACCCACCAACCAGAATCATGGCCAGATCCCTTCATCTGCGACGAGTAGCTATCAAGGCAATGCCAGTGCCTACAACGGGTATCATGGAAATAACGTGACGGCCAATAACATTCCCCGTCGACGAAACGGGATCTTCCGTCGGAACAACGGTGGACCACCGAGCCGTATCCGTGACATCACCGACGGGACAAGCAACACGATTGCTGTTGCGGAAACTCGCTGGGGAATGCAGACCAACGGGTTAAACACTTCCCGAATCTATGGTGGCCAAGGAGGTCAAAACCCATTGACTGGTGCTGAGGGGGCGACGAACTGCGTGCTCGTTTCTGGCGAGTGGGCCATGAACTGGCTCCAGATCGAAGGAAACACTCAACCAAACCGAACGGCCGGAAGTATGCATGTCGGTGGAGCTCAGTTCCTGTTCTGTGACGGAACCGTCCGTTTCCTCAGTGAGAACATTGAACATACTGCCACACCATGGATCAATCTCAACAGCGCGTATCGCACTGAAGACATCGCCAGTAATCCCAACGCTCCATTCTTCGGAACATACCAGAAACTCTTCGCACGTAACGATGGAGCTGTGATCGGAGAGTTCTAG